From Mycolicibacterium cosmeticum, a single genomic window includes:
- a CDS encoding GNAT family N-acetyltransferase: MAHGTGTEMGDARVARLTETDWRAFAGVRLRALTDSLGTDDPQFQRESTFTAAQWRRRLRAHAQFAIVVDNRPIGLIAAQRQGSETVYLYSLWLDPSVRGLGLGRTLVAEAVRWARTQRVRRVTLRVNVDNARARAVYDSLGFVVCAAEGGGADEVTMSLTVS; encoded by the coding sequence ATGGCGCACGGCACGGGCACGGAGATGGGCGACGCGCGGGTGGCCCGGTTGACCGAGACCGATTGGCGTGCCTTCGCCGGGGTTCGGCTGCGTGCGCTCACCGACTCGCTGGGCACCGACGATCCCCAGTTCCAGCGGGAGTCCACCTTCACCGCCGCCCAGTGGCGCCGCAGGCTGCGCGCGCATGCGCAGTTCGCCATCGTGGTGGACAACCGGCCGATCGGGTTGATCGCCGCGCAGCGCCAGGGTTCGGAGACCGTCTACCTGTACTCGCTGTGGCTCGACCCGTCCGTTCGTGGGCTGGGCCTGGGCCGGACGCTGGTGGCCGAAGCGGTGCGCTGGGCGCGCACCCAGCGGGTGCGGCGGGTCACGCTGCGGGTCAACGTCGACAACGCCCGTGCGCGCGCCGTCTACGACAGTTTGGGGTTCGTCGTCTGCGCGGCCGAGGGCGGCGGCGCGGACGAGGTCACGATGTCGCTGACCGTGAGTTGA
- the ribH gene encoding 6,7-dimethyl-8-ribityllumazine synthase, with translation MSGHGVPDLPDIDASDVSLAIVASTWHTTICDALLDGAVRAAKQLGVTDPAIVRVLGAIEIPVVAQALAAKYDAVVALGVVIRGETPHFDYVCDAVTQGLTRVSLDESTPVANGVLTTNTEAQALDRAGLPNSGEDKGAQAVAAALSTAVVLRDIRS, from the coding sequence GTGAGCGGTCACGGCGTACCCGACCTGCCCGACATCGATGCCTCGGACGTGTCGCTGGCCATCGTGGCCAGCACCTGGCACACCACCATCTGCGATGCCCTGCTCGACGGTGCGGTACGGGCCGCCAAGCAGCTCGGGGTGACTGATCCGGCCATCGTCCGGGTGCTCGGTGCGATCGAAATCCCGGTGGTGGCACAGGCATTGGCCGCCAAATACGACGCGGTGGTCGCGCTCGGCGTGGTGATCCGTGGTGAGACACCGCATTTCGACTACGTGTGTGACGCCGTCACCCAGGGCCTGACCCGGGTGTCGCTGGACGAGTCCACCCCGGTGGCCAACGGCGTGCTGACCACCAACACCGAAGCGCAGGCGCTGGACCGGGCCGGGCTGCCGAATTCCGGTGAGGACAAGGGTGCTCAGGCGGTGGCCGCCGCCCTGTCGACGGCGGTGGTGCTCCGCGACATCCGGTCATGA
- a CDS encoding bifunctional 3,4-dihydroxy-2-butanone-4-phosphate synthase/GTP cyclohydrolase II, with the protein MTRLDSIERAVADIAAGKAVVVIDDEDRENEGDLIFAAEKATPELVAFMVRYTSGYLCVPLDGAICDRLGLLPMYAVNQDKHGTAYTVTVDAKQGVGTGISASDRATTMRALADPGAVAEDFTKPGHVVPLRAKDGGVLRRPGHTEAAVDLARLAGLQPAGAICEIVSQKDEGAMAQTDELRIFADEHDLALISIADLIEWRRKHEKHIERVAEARIPTRHGEFRAVGYTSIYEDVEHVALVRGDIAGPESDGHDVLVRVHSECLTGDVFGSRRCDCGPQLDAAMAMVAREGRGIVLYMRGHEGRGIGLLHKLQAYQLQDAGADTVDANLELGLPADSRDYGIGAQILVDLGVRSMRLLTNNPAKRVGLDGYGLHIIERVPLPVRANAENIRYLMTKRDRMGHDLVGLEDYDEVSPPGEFGGAL; encoded by the coding sequence ATGACGAGGCTCGATTCCATCGAGCGGGCCGTGGCCGACATCGCGGCGGGCAAGGCCGTCGTGGTCATCGACGACGAAGACCGCGAAAACGAGGGCGATCTGATTTTCGCCGCCGAGAAGGCCACCCCCGAGCTGGTGGCCTTCATGGTGCGCTACACCTCGGGTTATCTCTGTGTGCCGCTGGACGGCGCCATCTGTGACCGCCTGGGCCTGCTGCCCATGTATGCGGTGAACCAGGACAAGCACGGCACCGCCTACACCGTCACCGTGGACGCCAAGCAGGGCGTCGGCACCGGCATTTCCGCATCGGACCGGGCCACCACCATGCGCGCGCTGGCTGACCCCGGTGCCGTCGCCGAGGACTTCACCAAGCCCGGCCACGTGGTGCCGCTGCGGGCCAAGGACGGCGGCGTGCTGCGCAGGCCCGGCCACACCGAGGCCGCGGTCGACCTGGCCCGCCTGGCCGGCCTGCAGCCGGCAGGCGCGATCTGCGAGATCGTCAGCCAGAAGGACGAGGGCGCCATGGCCCAGACCGACGAGCTGCGCATCTTCGCCGACGAACACGACCTGGCGCTCATCTCGATCGCTGACCTCATCGAGTGGCGCCGCAAGCACGAGAAGCACATCGAGCGCGTCGCCGAGGCCCGCATCCCGACCCGGCACGGCGAGTTCCGCGCCGTCGGCTACACCAGCATCTACGAGGACGTCGAGCATGTCGCCCTGGTGCGCGGCGATATCGCCGGCCCGGAATCCGACGGCCACGACGTGCTGGTCCGGGTGCACTCGGAATGCCTGACCGGGGACGTGTTCGGCTCCCGCCGGTGCGACTGCGGGCCACAGCTGGACGCGGCCATGGCCATGGTGGCGCGCGAAGGCCGCGGCATCGTGCTCTACATGCGCGGGCACGAGGGCCGCGGGATCGGCCTGCTGCACAAGCTGCAGGCCTACCAGTTGCAGGACGCCGGCGCCGACACCGTCGACGCCAACCTGGAACTGGGCCTGCCCGCCGACTCCCGCGACTACGGCATCGGCGCCCAGATCCTGGTGGACCTGGGCGTGCGGTCCATGCGGCTGCTCACCAACAACCCGGCCAAGCGGGTGGGCCTGGACGGTTACGGGCTGCACATCATCGAGCGGGTGCCGCTGCCGGTGCGCGCCAACGCGGAGAACATCCGCTACCTGATGACCAAACGCGACCGGATGGGCCACGACCTGGTGGGCCTGGAGGACTACGACGAGGTTTCCCCGCCGGGGGAGTTCGGTGGCGCCCTGTGA
- a CDS encoding beta strand repeat-containing protein, producing MTGTSSSSTPTASGAKTTTAATAPALFSASATTPTPNALAAVTDLVPKPPTIPAFNPFMGIINAIATGLEKLLPAYDADPILAPSQVAAGWVVAINQILAGTYWNGAPTPFTVPVYILMVAAYQRYENLATNHLPGAPSVVATGPLPGTYKLTSNDPDGDPLTYWVDSQPSQGAIVMIPDGSFSYVPTLAGLRDGADVTFTVRINDSLGFLAHPLTPDGNDAYYTVSFHYAGSGLNNLPEFDSDGAPTVVAVNQVTGIVTGTSHATDPDGDTLTYSGIALYGNVVVNSDGSFTYTPTDLARHTAAGDLAASLGLNKDLVTITVNDGRGGIAFKSVAVDVVPSNAGPTVDKVTVGDPNALLGTVIGKITAHDDDGDIISYGPVLLTTSKGGVVAVSLLTGDFTYTPSLAARHAAAADDATDDDKSDTFTVTLTDGHGGSTQVEITVGVAPGLDLNSAPVFTSNPTVTNTNPSTGVVTGTFTVKDDDGDTLHYLVTNLLGPLTGSVTLNGGTFTYTPTASARHLAASIPLTDTVTITVTDGHGGITIKSVAVSILSDNSAPQVTNVQVGSPNSLGIVTGKVTAGDPDDGDIISYGPITFTTGKGGLVTVGALTGTFSYAPSLTARHLAASTTATADDKLDTFTITVSDGHGGTIDVPISVDILGANTDPAGLPSISLPDSNGVVRGSIIGTDLDGDSLTYSLVNGSNPTGATTGSSYSVGGGIVQLAADGTYTFIPKPSTAVIPGLDTDSFYVTITDGHGGTSTVKVTPLANLTIGTSTTSTAPNVESGKLNVSNGNTGLLTYSLGTNAAKGTVVVNADGTYTYTRNPALGHNITAADTFTVLGTDANGRTITVATVSVSPPLVNTAPSAGGAGTTISDSSLIDRGMIGGVAVTPATQTTTGTFTTTDPDGDPVTFAGGIYTTTKGGTVTVTSGGGFLYSWITYSDAHHKAAADNAPVSDKFDTVTINVSDGQGGTTAVTFSVPIIASNAGPSSNVSVGSADTLGVVRGSVSGSDSDGDSVTYSLVNAGNPGGATTNSTYTTNGGVVQLKPDGTFVYIPTTSAAGTDSFKVTVYDGHGGSSTATVSVPIVAPSTTTLGTGTNVQSGKLSIPTADVGLLTYGKGSDGAKGTVVVNADGSYTYTRNAALGHSTTPNDTFTITGTDANGKTVTFTVSVAPPVANAAPTGGSVTITSSSLSNYALIYNRQSTSGSIGASDADGDSVTFTAVSDLDTTNGGKVTVYANGTFSYTIDKLLASSYYHDAAKIGATGNTVADSFTVTIKDAFGGSTDYVVKVPIYAVNSAPSQPSSGVFWGLGANDWTSVSSSDGDNDSLTYTITKAPQHGSASYDKTLAILNTSNTQSGDTITLTVTDGYYVVNNGVVTSTPASASRTYTV from the coding sequence GTGACCGGCACCTCGTCCTCCAGCACGCCCACCGCGTCCGGGGCCAAGACCACGACGGCTGCGACGGCACCGGCACTGTTCAGCGCGTCGGCCACCACCCCGACGCCCAATGCCCTGGCCGCGGTCACCGACCTGGTGCCCAAGCCGCCGACCATCCCGGCGTTCAACCCCTTCATGGGCATCATCAACGCGATTGCCACCGGCCTGGAGAAACTGCTGCCGGCCTACGACGCCGACCCGATCCTGGCGCCCTCCCAGGTCGCCGCCGGCTGGGTGGTCGCGATCAACCAGATCCTGGCGGGCACCTACTGGAACGGCGCCCCCACGCCGTTCACGGTGCCGGTCTACATCCTGATGGTCGCGGCCTACCAGCGCTACGAGAACCTGGCCACCAACCACCTGCCGGGCGCCCCGTCCGTCGTCGCCACCGGGCCGCTGCCGGGCACCTACAAGCTCACCAGCAACGATCCCGACGGCGACCCGCTGACCTACTGGGTGGACAGCCAGCCCAGCCAGGGTGCGATCGTGATGATTCCCGACGGCTCGTTCAGCTATGTGCCCACCCTGGCCGGGCTGCGCGACGGCGCCGATGTCACCTTCACCGTGCGCATCAACGACAGCCTCGGCTTCCTCGCGCACCCGCTCACCCCGGACGGCAACGACGCGTACTACACGGTGAGCTTCCACTACGCCGGCAGCGGGCTGAACAACCTGCCCGAGTTCGACTCCGACGGCGCCCCGACCGTCGTCGCGGTCAACCAGGTCACCGGCATCGTCACCGGCACCTCACATGCCACCGATCCGGACGGCGACACCCTGACCTACTCCGGAATCGCCTTGTACGGCAACGTCGTCGTCAACTCCGACGGCTCGTTCACCTACACGCCGACCGACCTGGCCCGGCACACCGCCGCCGGAGACCTGGCCGCCTCGCTCGGGTTGAACAAGGACCTGGTGACCATCACCGTCAACGACGGCCGTGGCGGTATCGCGTTCAAATCCGTTGCGGTGGACGTGGTTCCGTCCAACGCGGGGCCGACCGTCGACAAGGTCACCGTGGGGGACCCGAATGCCCTGCTGGGCACCGTGATCGGCAAGATCACCGCGCACGACGACGACGGCGACATCATTTCCTACGGACCGGTGCTGCTCACCACGAGCAAGGGCGGCGTGGTCGCGGTCAGCCTGCTCACCGGCGACTTCACCTACACCCCGTCGCTGGCGGCGCGGCACGCCGCGGCCGCCGACGACGCCACCGACGACGACAAGTCGGACACCTTCACCGTCACCCTCACCGACGGGCACGGCGGCAGCACCCAGGTCGAGATCACCGTGGGTGTCGCCCCCGGCCTCGATCTCAACTCGGCCCCGGTCTTCACCTCCAACCCGACGGTGACCAACACCAACCCGAGCACCGGCGTGGTGACGGGAACCTTCACCGTCAAGGACGACGACGGCGACACCCTGCACTATCTCGTGACGAACCTGCTGGGCCCGCTCACCGGTTCGGTGACGCTCAACGGTGGCACCTTCACCTACACGCCCACCGCCTCGGCCCGTCACCTGGCGGCCAGCATCCCGCTCACCGACACGGTGACCATCACCGTCACCGACGGGCACGGCGGGATCACCATCAAGTCGGTGGCCGTCTCCATCCTGTCCGACAACTCGGCGCCCCAGGTCACCAATGTGCAAGTGGGCAGCCCGAATTCGCTCGGCATCGTGACCGGCAAGGTCACCGCGGGCGACCCCGACGACGGCGACATCATCAGCTACGGGCCGATCACCTTCACCACCGGCAAGGGCGGCCTGGTCACCGTCGGCGCCCTCACCGGCACCTTCAGCTACGCCCCCTCGCTGACGGCCCGGCACCTGGCCGCCTCCACCACGGCGACCGCGGACGACAAGTTGGACACCTTCACCATCACGGTGAGCGACGGCCACGGCGGCACCATCGACGTGCCCATCTCGGTGGACATCCTGGGCGCCAACACCGATCCGGCCGGCCTGCCCAGCATCAGCCTGCCCGACTCCAACGGCGTGGTGCGCGGCAGCATCATCGGCACCGACCTGGACGGCGACTCGCTGACCTACAGCCTGGTCAACGGATCCAACCCGACGGGCGCCACCACCGGCTCGTCGTACTCGGTGGGCGGCGGCATCGTACAGCTGGCGGCCGACGGCACCTACACGTTCATCCCGAAGCCGTCCACGGCGGTCATCCCGGGCCTGGACACCGACTCGTTCTACGTCACCATCACCGACGGCCACGGCGGGACCTCGACGGTGAAGGTGACCCCGCTGGCCAACCTCACCATCGGCACCTCCACCACCTCGACCGCGCCCAACGTGGAGAGCGGCAAGCTCAACGTCTCCAACGGCAACACCGGGCTGCTCACCTACAGCCTGGGTACCAACGCGGCCAAGGGCACCGTGGTGGTCAACGCCGACGGCACCTACACCTACACCCGGAACCCGGCGCTGGGTCACAACATCACGGCCGCCGACACGTTCACGGTGCTCGGCACCGATGCGAACGGCCGCACCATCACGGTGGCGACCGTCAGCGTGTCCCCGCCGCTGGTCAACACCGCGCCGTCGGCCGGAGGTGCCGGCACCACCATCTCGGACAGCAGCCTGATCGACCGCGGCATGATCGGCGGTGTCGCCGTCACCCCGGCCACCCAGACCACCACCGGCACGTTCACCACGACCGACCCCGACGGCGATCCGGTGACGTTCGCCGGCGGGATCTACACCACCACCAAGGGCGGGACCGTCACGGTCACCTCCGGCGGCGGCTTCCTGTACAGCTGGATCACCTACTCCGACGCGCACCACAAGGCCGCGGCCGACAACGCCCCGGTGTCCGACAAGTTCGACACCGTCACCATCAACGTGTCCGACGGTCAGGGCGGCACGACGGCCGTCACCTTCTCGGTGCCGATCATCGCCAGCAACGCCGGGCCGTCCTCGAACGTGTCGGTCGGGTCGGCCGACACCCTGGGTGTGGTGCGCGGGTCGGTCTCGGGGTCGGACAGCGACGGGGACTCCGTCACCTACAGCCTGGTCAACGCGGGCAATCCGGGCGGGGCCACCACCAACTCCACCTACACCACCAACGGCGGTGTGGTGCAACTGAAGCCGGACGGCACCTTCGTCTACATCCCGACCACCTCGGCGGCCGGCACCGACTCGTTCAAGGTCACCGTCTACGACGGGCACGGCGGCAGCAGCACCGCCACGGTCAGCGTCCCGATCGTGGCGCCCAGCACCACGACGCTGGGCACGGGCACCAACGTGCAGAGCGGCAAGCTGAGCATCCCGACCGCCGACGTGGGTCTGCTGACCTACGGCAAGGGCTCCGACGGCGCCAAGGGCACCGTGGTGGTCAACGCCGACGGCAGCTACACCTACACCCGCAACGCCGCGCTGGGCCACTCCACCACGCCCAACGACACCTTCACCATCACCGGCACCGACGCCAACGGCAAGACGGTGACATTCACGGTGAGCGTGGCGCCGCCGGTGGCCAACGCGGCGCCCACGGGTGGCAGCGTCACGATCACCAGTTCGTCGCTGAGCAACTACGCGCTGATCTACAACCGCCAGTCGACATCGGGCTCGATCGGTGCATCCGATGCCGACGGCGACTCGGTGACGTTCACGGCGGTATCCGATCTCGACACCACGAACGGCGGCAAGGTCACCGTCTACGCGAACGGGACGTTCTCGTACACGATCGACAAGCTGCTGGCCAGCTCCTACTACCACGACGCCGCCAAGATCGGGGCCACCGGCAACACCGTCGCCGACTCCTTCACCGTGACGATCAAGGACGCGTTCGGCGGTAGCACCGACTATGTGGTGAAGGTGCCGATCTACGCCGTGAACAGTGCGCCCAGCCAACCCAGCTCCGGCGTGTTCTGGGGACTGGGCGCCAACGACTGGACCTCGGTGTCCTCCTCGGACGGTGACAATGACTCGCTCACCTACACGATCACCAAGGCGCCCCAGCACGGCTCGGCGTCGTATGACAAGACCCTGGCAATCCTCAACACCAGCAACACCCAGTCCGGTGACACCATCACCCTCACCGTGACCGACGGCTACTACGTCGTGAACAACGGTGTGGTCACCTCGACGCCCGCCAGTGCGTCCAGGACCTACACCGTCTGA
- a CDS encoding PH domain-containing protein — protein sequence MTTGEASWDLDIKPHLTPYFVYLAAFLIAAAHITVGFLLKVGSSGVVFRTSDQIAMGVLGVVLGGLVLLFARPRLKAGPAGIAVRNLLGYKLIPWSDVVDVSFPGGARWARVDLADDEYTPAMAIQAVDKERAVDAMDRLRALLGRYRPDLNSRSATS from the coding sequence ATGACGACCGGCGAGGCGTCCTGGGACCTGGACATCAAGCCGCACCTGACTCCCTACTTCGTCTACCTGGCGGCGTTCCTGATCGCCGCCGCGCACATCACCGTCGGATTCCTGCTCAAGGTCGGATCCAGCGGTGTGGTGTTCCGCACCTCCGACCAGATCGCCATGGGGGTGCTCGGCGTGGTGCTCGGCGGCCTGGTGCTGCTGTTCGCCCGGCCCCGGTTGAAGGCCGGGCCGGCCGGAATCGCCGTCCGAAACCTGCTCGGCTACAAGCTGATTCCCTGGTCGGACGTGGTGGACGTGTCGTTTCCGGGCGGTGCCCGGTGGGCCAGGGTGGACCTGGCCGACGACGAGTACACCCCGGCCATGGCGATCCAGGCGGTGGACAAGGAGCGGGCCGTCGACGCGATGGACCGGCTGCGAGCGCTGCTGGGCCGCTACCGGCCCGACCTCAACTCACGGTCAGCGACATCGTGA